Below is a genomic region from Dechloromonas denitrificans.
GATGATGTAGGCAAGCATAGGTGGATTATGCCAAGAGCCGGCGCAAGATGAACAAAATCAGGGCAAGGAATATCAGCCCCCAGGCCAGAAGCGCATAGTCGGAACGCAACGGCGGCTCTTTTGGCGCCAGCGGATCGCGCAGCGCAGCAGGAAAGGGCCGGGGCGGCACCGGTATGATCTTGCGCTGGGCCAGATCTGCCGGCACCCGCGCGGTATATTCATGGCTCGACTGAACCGGCCAGTCGCCCCAGGCCCGGCTGGATGGCAACTGCGGGATACGCACCAGCAGCAGCTCATCGAGATCGTCCGCCAGACGCTGCTCAAACGCACTCGGCGCGCGCCCCTCTGGCCGCCCTTCCTGACGTTGTGCCAGGCGCAGCAAGTCAGCCGCAATTTCCTCGAAGGCCGCCGCCGGGTACAGCCGCGTCCGGTCTTCCGTCAAATAATCGAAAACCGCCTTGCCGCGGGTCAGCGACTTTTCCCTGAAGGCAACCAGCGGCAAACCGAAGAAGGCTTTCAGCCAGCTTTCGGCACCACGCCGGGGAATATTCCACCCCAGCGTTCGTAAAACGCTGATACTGGTCCCGGCACAATTCGCCCGGGCGTGCTGATAGGCAAACTGATGCCGGTAGAACTGATTGAAAACGCGCCCGAGCGCCGCATCAAGGTGCTGTGCCAGGCGAACATCGCGCAAACCGGCAAGCAGCATGCATGAAGGGCGATACCAGGCCTGCCCGCTGTTCAAATCTGCCAGATAGACATCGAGCGGGACCGGGGCGGCAATGATCCCTTTTTCACTCACCGAATCCAGCGTATAGAAGTTGTAGACCAGCCATTCATCGATCTCTCCACCGGGGCCGACACGCCCAGTCATCAGCGCAAAATGTCCACCATGCGCTTCGTCATCATCGCCCTGGGCCCCATTGAGCATGAATCCAATGACCGGCTGACCCGGCTGCAAGCCCGTACCGGCCCGACGACGCCAGATCGAAGCAACGGAAAACGGGCTGCACGCCCCACCCTGCGGCAAGGCGCGAACCCAGTCGCGAAAGGCCGCGGGCCGAGCGAGCATCGTGCATGGCTCAGACCTGGCCGGCAGTGAAAAATCCTCCGGCCAGAAACTGTGCGCGACAAAAGCGTCCGAACGATGATTTCCACGCATTTTGATCGGTCGACCGTGGAAAAAGGCCGCACTGGAGGCATCGAACCAGGACTGATTGAGTGGCAGGCGCTCGGTCAGGGTCAGCGGCAGCCTGCCTTGCGGCGAGACCAAGGAAAGCGCCGCGAAGTCGAGTTTCGCCCCCCGAATTTTGTCCGGGGCGCCCAGCCAGACCAACGGCGGATAGACAGGCCCGGCCTCGGGTGAGGTACGCAGAACCCAACTGGCAAGATCGTCCCAGACCGATAAGGAGCGTTCAAAACCGGGAAGGGGCAGGCCGGCTTTCGGCAAAGCCAGCGTCTGGCCGCGAAAAAACCACTGTGCTTGCGGCAGGATGGAATCTTCACTGCCCGCATCGCCGGTCACGATAAATTGATCGGCGGAAAACAATCCGTAAGCTGGCATCTGTGCATCCTGCCTGATCACAGCACTCCGAAAGCCTCGAATAGCACCAGCGTGCAGGAGTGGGTTACAATGGCCGCAGAAACAAAAAAGCCCGTTTAATCACGGGCTTATCTGTCACACTGTGGCGGAGAGGGTGGGATTCGAACCCACGGTACCTTGCAGTACGCCTGATTTCGAATCAGGTACATTCGACCACTCTGCCACCTCTCCGCAGCGGCCGGCATAATAACACAATCGATGCAGATTACAAGAAGATACCTCCTGTTGAGCCTGATCATTTTTGTCGCCGGCTGCGGGGACTGGCTGAGAACGCCTCTCCCCTTCCCGACGCCGGCCCAGCACGATCTGGTTGTCCTGACCAGCGTCGGGCCGTTGACCTACAACAGCGACGAAGAAGGCAGTGCCAGCGGCCTGGAGCACGATCTGGTCGAGGCTTTTGCCCTGGAACTCGGCGTCGGGGTCAAATACCTCGTGGTGCCACCCAGCCAGATTGCACCGCAACTCGCCGCCGGCAAAGCACACCTGGCAGCCGCCTGGCTCTCGCCGACGACGGACCCGCGCATTAAAAGCACGCCGCCGCTGGGTACGACGCACGATCTGCTGGTCCAGCATGAAGCATCGCTGCCTCTGCCTGACAAAGCGGAACTGGCCGGCAAGACCGTTCATGTCATGGCCGGTTCGCGACAAGCCGCCACAATGCAAAAACTTGCCCGCGAGATCAGCGACCTCAAGATCGTCGAAGAGCAATCGGACGACATCATCACCATGCTCGAAGCGGTCGGCAATCGCCAGATCGAACTGGCCGTGATTGATTCCGACATGGAAGACATTGCCAACCAGTTCGTTCCCTCGATGCGCGCCACGCTGAGCCTGAGCGACGAACAACCGATTGTCTGGCTACTCGGCGAAACACCGAACAGCGAGCTTCAGGCCCGGGCCGGCGAGTTCATCGAACGCGTCCAGCGCGATGGCACCATGGCCCGACTGGAAGACCGCTATTTCGGTCATGCCCGCCGCCTCGACCAGGCCGATATCGTGAAATTTCTCGGCCAGATCGAAACGACCCTGCCCAAACTGCGCAAGATTTTCCAGGGGGCGCAGAGTCTTTCCGGCCTCGACTGGCGGCTGATTGCCGCCGTGGCTTATCAGGAATCGCATTGGGACAGCAATGCGACCAGCCCGACCGGTGTGCGCGGCATCATGATGCTGACCGAAGAAACGGCCGACCGACTGAATGTCAGCAACCGGCTTGATCCCAAGGAAAGCATTCCGGCCGGCGCCAAATACATCAACATCCTGAAAGACAATTTACCGCCGGAAGCCCTTGAGCCGGACCGTACCTGGCTGGCGCTGGCGGCCTACAACATCGGGCCCGGCCATTTCAATGCAGCCCGGACCATTGCCAAGCAGATCGGTGCCGACCCTCTGGCCTGGTATGAGATGAAGCGGGTACTGCCCCTGCTGGCCAAGCCAAAATACTACGAGCGGTTGAAATCAGGCCGGGCGCGGGGTGGCGAGGCGGTCATCCTGGTCGAAAACATTCGCAGCTATTACGACATTCTCGTCCGCCACGAAGCGCCTTACCAGTCAGCCACCGCCCGCATGGACAAACTGATCGGCATGCAGGAAAGCGGGCCGGGTCTCAAGCTGAAACGTCAGTAAGGGACAAGCGCAGCAGGGGCGAACCGGCCTTCGCCCCTCGCAAACTCAAGCAGAAGCCTTGAGCACTTCCAGACCGCCCATGTAGGGACGCAGCACCGCCGGAATGGTGACGCTGCCATCGGCCTGCTGGTTGTTTTCGAGAATCGCCACCAGCGTACGACCGACAGCCAGACCGGAACCATTCAGCGTATGGCACAGCTCCGGCTTGTTTTTCTCGTTGCGGAAACGCGCCTGCATGCGACGCGCCTGGAAGGCACCAAAATTGGAACAGGACGAGATTTCGCGATAGGTATTCTGCGCCGGCAGCCAGACTTCCAGATCGTAGGTCTTGGCGGCCGAGAAGCCCATGTCGCCCGAACACAGCGCCATGCGGCGGTACGGCAGTTCCAGCTTTTCAAGAATGATCTCGGCCTGACGGGTCAATTCCTCGTGTGCCGCGGTCGACTGCTCAGGATGCACGATTTGCACCAACTCGACCTTGTCGAACTGATGCTGACGAATCATGCCGCGCACATCGCGACCGCCGGAACCGGCTTCGGAACGGAAGCACGGCGTGTGGCAGACGAACTTGAGCGGCAGCGCCTCGGCGGCCAGAATTTCGTCGCGCACGATGTTGGTCACCGGCACTTCGGCGGTCGGGATCAGGTACAGCGGGTCCTGGTCGCCACGCAGCACCTTGAACAGGTCTTCCTCGAACTTGGGCAACTGACCGGTACCGTTCAGGCTGGCCGCATTGACCAGATACGGCGCATACAGCTCGGTATAGCCATGCTGCTCGCTATGCGTGTCGAGCATAAACTGGGCAAGCGCGCGATGCAGACGGGCCAGGCCGCCCTTGAGCAGCGAAAAGCGGGCACCGGAAATCTTGGCGGCGGTGGCAAAATCAAGCTGCCCCAGCGTTTCGCCAACATCGGTGTGGTCCTTGACTTCGAAATCGAAGACGCGCGGCGTACCCCAACGCTTGACCTCGACATTGCCGGATTCATCGCTGCCAACCGGCACGGACTCGTCAGGAATGTTCGGCAGCGCGGCCAGAATGGCATTGAATTTTTCGAGCAGTTCGCCGAGACGCGCTTCGGAAGCCTTCAGTTCATCGCCCAGCGCACCGACCTGGGCCATCACTTCAGAAGCATCTTCGCCCTTGCCCTTGAGCATGCCGATCTGCTTGGACAGCGAATTGCGCTGCGCCTGCAGATCCTGCGTACGGGTCTGCAGCGTCTTG
It encodes:
- the mltF gene encoding membrane-bound lytic murein transglycosylase MltF, with the translated sequence MSLIIFVAGCGDWLRTPLPFPTPAQHDLVVLTSVGPLTYNSDEEGSASGLEHDLVEAFALELGVGVKYLVVPPSQIAPQLAAGKAHLAAAWLSPTTDPRIKSTPPLGTTHDLLVQHEASLPLPDKAELAGKTVHVMAGSRQAATMQKLAREISDLKIVEEQSDDIITMLEAVGNRQIELAVIDSDMEDIANQFVPSMRATLSLSDEQPIVWLLGETPNSELQARAGEFIERVQRDGTMARLEDRYFGHARRLDQADIVKFLGQIETTLPKLRKIFQGAQSLSGLDWRLIAAVAYQESHWDSNATSPTGVRGIMMLTEETADRLNVSNRLDPKESIPAGAKYINILKDNLPPEALEPDRTWLALAAYNIGPGHFNAARTIAKQIGADPLAWYEMKRVLPLLAKPKYYERLKSGRARGGEAVILVENIRSYYDILVRHEAPYQSATARMDKLIGMQESGPGLKLKRQ
- the serS gene encoding serine--tRNA ligase; this translates as MLDIQLLRSNLDAVIAGLAKRGKPIDFTEFQALEAERKTLQTRTQDLQAQRNSLSKQIGMLKGKGEDASEVMAQVGALGDELKASEARLGELLEKFNAILAALPNIPDESVPVGSDESGNVEVKRWGTPRVFDFEVKDHTDVGETLGQLDFATAAKISGARFSLLKGGLARLHRALAQFMLDTHSEQHGYTELYAPYLVNAASLNGTGQLPKFEEDLFKVLRGDQDPLYLIPTAEVPVTNIVRDEILAAEALPLKFVCHTPCFRSEAGSGGRDVRGMIRQHQFDKVELVQIVHPEQSTAAHEELTRQAEIILEKLELPYRRMALCSGDMGFSAAKTYDLEVWLPAQNTYREISSCSNFGAFQARRMQARFRNEKNKPELCHTLNGSGLAVGRTLVAILENNQQADGSVTIPAVLRPYMGGLEVLKASA